The following coding sequences lie in one Apium graveolens cultivar Ventura chromosome 3, ASM990537v1, whole genome shotgun sequence genomic window:
- the LOC141714345 gene encoding structural maintenance of chromosomes flexible hinge domain-containing protein GMI1-like — MESTSSNLKRMHREEGREAKCPKRTKQLSKFEQIKQKYNFEAALADLIDNSLQASWSDHNNFRQISIDINKDIISIFHNGTSIDSSQETSIVQWGLSASREQELNQQSVGDSDLYLTPLFGKFGYGVAVSSMHLGRRARICSNTKASGEICIIDIESDGSLQDSSGALIKMTEGGMPSTSEEDLIESFRGRFTKVQIFDLHMGGVGLHKLLCRLKDIYFPYIQIDKTCALRVKPVEFQVNGQNLAYIDGGKVSITNLHACSGPEFKLQLCLSSIPEVAGSPSCTSRKGNARMTFVYFPIIQGEENTDRIIKELDVSGYGIEGFSCVSVRRLGRLLPNACWALLPFMEPKLKTGDEAYRLKRCYSRVKCFIETDGGFFPTQCKTDLMHEDPYTNALKSFGAQLPRDHQGLHVQILKEENIWSLPQLERLYKDWILNMHTKFDEEVVCNDQETVMANVNPSNKWLLGITPHVVRVCKKVSRKGKLWQSGQKIKIWKGASAKFQKTNTYATIDYILVEGFPGSTGDDIGYNFMIFFFQPSNNGLQTQNKETYLWEENQRLKSRLLDYQKSEEALILREQELRGKLAKSQQEYDELCPKVLSNYLKDYC, encoded by the exons ATGGAGTCCACCTCATCTAACTTGAAAAGGATGCATAGGGAGGAGGGTAGGGAGGCCAAATGTCCTAAAAGGACAAAACAATTATCAAAATTTGAGCAAATAAAGCAAAAATACAATTTTGAAGCCGCTCTAGCCGATTTGATT GATAATTCATTGCAAGCTTCATGGTCAGATCACAATAACTTCAGACAAATTAG TATTGACATCAACAAAGATATTATCTCTATTTTTCACAATGGAACCAGCATAGATTCTAGCCAGGAGACCTCTATTGTGCAGTG GGGCCTAAGTGCCTCTCGAGAGCAGGAACTTAACCAACAATCAGTAGGGGACAGTGATCTGTACTTGACG CCTTTATTTGGCAAGTTTGGATATGGAGTAGCTGTTTCCTCTATGCATTTAGGGAG GCGTGCCAGAATATGCTCAAACACAAAGGCCTCTGGGGAAATATGTATCATTGATATCGAAAGTGATGGCTCCCTACAAGATTCAAGTGGAGCTCTGATAAAGATG ACTGAGGGTGGAATGCCAAGCACCTCAGAAGAGGATCTGATAGAATCATTCAGGGGAAGATTTACAAAG GTGCAAATTTTTGATCTTCATATGGGAGGTGTAGGGTTACATAAACTCCTGTGCAGACTTAAGGATATCTATTTCCCTTACATCCAG ATTGATAAAACATGTGCTCTTAGGGTCAAGCCAGTTGAGTTTCAG GTGAATGGCCAAAATTTAGCTTATATAGATGGTGGAAAGgtttccatcactaacttgcacGCCTGCAGTGGCCCAGAATTCAAATTGCAGCTTTGCTTATCATCCATTCCAGAAGTTGCTG GATCACCATCATGCACATCTAGGAAAGGAAATGCAAGAATGACATTTGTATACTTTCCAATAATCCAG GGGGAAGAAAACACTGATAGGATTATTAAAGAGCTGGATGTGAGTGGATATGGTATTGAAGGCTTTAGTTGTGTATCTGTGAGGCGGCTTGGGCGTTTACTTCCAAATGCTTGTTGG GCACTACTTCCATTTATGGAGCCCAAGCTCAAAACTGGTGATGAAGCATATAGATTAAAAAGATGCTACTCTAGAGTTAAATGCTTCATCG AGACAGATGGTGGTTTTTTCCCAACACAATGCAAG ACTGACTTGATGCATGAAGATCCGTACACGAATGCCTTGAAGAGCTTTGGTGCTCAACTGCCTCGTGACCACCAAG GGCTACATGTCCAAATTCTTAAAGAAGAAAATATATGGTCACTTCCCCAACTGGAGAGGCTGTATAAAGACTGGATCTTGAACATGCATACCAAGTTTGACGAGGAAGTTGTCTGCAACGACCAAGAAACTGTAATGGCCAATGTTAATCCTTCAAATAAATGGTTACTTGGTATTACTCCCCATG TTGTAAGGGTTTGCAAAAAAGTAAGCAGGAAAGGAAAATTGTGGCAATCAGGGCAGAAGATCAAAATTTGGAAAGGAGCTTCTGCAAAATTCCAAAAGACAAATACATATGCCACCATAGATTACATTCTAGTAGAAGGTTTTCCTGGATCTACAGGTG ATGATATAGgatataattttatgattttcTTCTTTCAA CCTTCTAACAATGGACTTCAAACGCAAAATAAAGAGACTTATTTGTGGGAAGAAAATCAAAGGCTCAAATCTCG GTTACTTGACTATCAGAAAAGTGAGGAAGCTCTTATTCTAAGG GAACAAGAACTCAGAGGCAAACTTGCTAAGTCACAGCAGGAGTATGATGAGCTGTGCCCCAAAGTATTGTCAAACTATTTAAAAGACTACTGTTGA